In Daphnia pulicaria isolate SC F1-1A chromosome 9, SC_F0-13Bv2, whole genome shotgun sequence, a single genomic region encodes these proteins:
- the LOC124313530 gene encoding neuropeptide-like protein 31 has product MSRSILLSLCVLLAVVAAFIVEAAPQREKRQLDGSLGGLLGGGGYGQQYGGYDGYNQAYGGFGGGYGGYGGGRSHERY; this is encoded by the exons ATGAGTCGCAGTATCTTG CTGAGTCTTTGCGTCCTGTTGGCCGTTGTGGCCGCGTTCATCGTAGAGGCCGCACCCCAACGTGAGAAACGCCAACTGGACGGCAGCTTGGGCGGACTCCTTGGAGGTGGAGGTTATG GGCAACAGTATGGCGGATACGATGGATACAATCAAGCATACGGCGGATTCGGCGGGGGTTACGGTGGTTACGGTGGAGGACGATCTCACGAAAGATATTAA
- the LOC124313731 gene encoding transcription elongation factor SPT6-like: protein MSEEYFGADSSSIETSSGSKRKRDDEEELDDQLSEENLGCKIKDKKTTLVRVKRIDDDESDDSQNQDEEKYEGEQKIQKTDMPERMQLRNIPITSVGSDELESEVEWIFKHGFSKASISNQDGTADGREDVIKGKIRNALEFIRNQHFEVPFIAFYRKEYVLPELSVNDLWKVHKFDEKWTKLQTRKNNMMRLFKKMQKYQSEKLTQNLTKSIPKNVRVLKDEDIDTLRMVQSSEELSDVYNHFTLYYGNDVPAMREEYRRRKREEAKERRSSAARRRLNDLGEDLRDPDDVNADLYSRGASAGLDGLLRKYGLSRIEQFADNYQRHDIHQSQTTKDPCDVALEYAFSKFPNAAEFLKAANYMLAVQIAKEPSVRKFVRESFFERARFDVIPTKEGLKKIDEMHDLYSLKFLKNKPVRDLVNDQFLRLWVAEQDKLLTIVFQTKIDGATTASYLDDMKSLLTRDESSKLVQEWDDLRKEIIDLALSKFVLPSLVKELKEKLLNEAQDFVKRACCQQLYNWLNVAPYEVNFRDNEGWDTENGITVLGLSYGEDKKETVYGCLIKGDGELSNQIRLEHILNGTTAEKEKTLKTMKNFISSFKPHGIAVSAESKEAIMLVEKLRAIISELVKEKKCPMINVVLVDNSLAKVCAKSTRADFPQDWLFGEAITIARVLQVNFQTSIFFFIQDPLIAYSQLCNADKDILNLKYHPLQYQLSKEELFEGLYLEFVNRTNEVGVDINRAIKHPRTAHLIQFICGLGPRKADDLMKTLKNQRLENRSQLETACHMGPKVFTNCAGFIKIDTHLSGDGAESQVEVLDGSRVHPEIYHWARNFAVAALKYHGGKDVDPDGAVKKILEAPKKLEGLDLDALAAYIEHQGYGNTRITLESIRSELLHLYKDGRPSYQAPSHEEDIFNMITKETPQTFYKGKMVLATVTGFQRRKPKREELDKANPKKNETTGLWQCPFCLQNDFTDLSEVWNHFDAGSCSGQAIGVSICLENGLSGFLPMKCLSDSNVTNPEERVRLGQTIHCRITKINFEDFSVDVTSRSSDLNDINGVWRPPKDPFYDGPAEKAMLKAEEDAKKLRQRNTESVVVHPASNTSNTTERRSGGPSSRSRSRSPNRGRTARTIGSSSRSRSPLHQSSPLRRPSPRPPALPPVGAPAPSLIVAPPWFHNMQCPHFRDHSQCPRGNLCPYVTGPYQPDLQLMEALDMPGRDPPQNPQ from the exons ATGAGTGAAGAATATTTTGGAGCAGATAGTAGCAGCATTGAAACCTCTAGTGGTAGTAAACGAAAAAGAGATGATGAAGAGGAATTGGATGACCAACTTAGTGAAGAAAACTTGGGCTGCAAAATCAAG gataagaaaacaactttAGTCAGAGTCAAAAGGATTGACGATGATGAGTCTGATGATAGCCAAAATCAAGATGAAGAAAAGTATGAGGGTGAACAAAAG ATTCAAAAAACGGATATGCCGGAACGCATGCAACTACGTAACATTCCCATTACGTCTGTTGGTTCTGATGAATTGGAGTCAGAAGTCGAGTGGATTTTCAAGCATGGTTTTTCCAAAGCGTCAATATCCAATCAG GACGGTACGGCAGATGGACGGGAAGATGTGATAAAGGGAAAGATTCGTAATGCTCTCGAATTCATTCGCAATCAACACTTCGAAGTCCCTTTTATAGCCTTCTATCGTAAAGAATACGTCCTACCAGAATTGAGCGTGAATGACCTTTGGAAAGTCCACAAGTTTGATGAAAAGTGGACCAAACTGCAGACACGTAAAAACAACATGATGCGACTCTTCAAGAAGAtgcaaaaatatcaatcggAGAAGCTCACGCAGAATTTGACGAAATCTATTCCTAAGAACGTGCGTGTTCTTAAAGATGAAGACATCGACACATTGAGAATGGTCCAATCCAGTGAAGAGTTGAGCGACGTTTACAATCACTTCACCCTTTACTACGGCAATGATGTACCTGCCATGCGAGAAGAATACCGTCgaaggaaaagagaagaagccaAAGAACGGCGAAGCTCAGCAGCCAGGCGAAGATTGAATGACTTGGGTGAAGACTTGCGCGACCCAGATGATGTGAATGCTGACTTATACTCTCGTGGCGCCAGTGCTGGTCTTGATGGGTTGCTAAGGAAATACGGTTTATCTCGCATCGAGCAGTTCGCCGACAATTACCAACGACACGACATTCATCAAAgtcaaacaacaaaagatcCTTGCGATGTTGCCCTCGAATATGCCTTCTCCAAGTTTCCAAACGCTGCTGAATTTCTCAAAGCGGCAAACTACATGTTGGCTGTACAAATCGCTAAAGAACCTTCGGTTCGTAAGTTTGTCCgtgaatctttttttgaacGCGCTCGTTTTGATGTCATCCCTACGAAGGAAGGCTTGAAGAAAATCGACGAGATGCACGACCTTTATTCTCTCAAATTCCTTAAAAACAAGCCAGTGCGGGATTTAGTCAATGATCAATTCCTCCGACTGTGGGTCGCTGAGCAAGACAAGTTGCTAACCATTGTCTTCCAAACGAAAATTGATGGAGCCACTACCGCCAGTTACCTTGACGACATGAAGTCACTCCTTACCCGCGACGAATCCAGCAAACTCGTACAGGAATGGGATGATCTGCGTAAAGAAATCATCGATCTTGCCCTCAGTAAATTTGTATTACCGTCACTGGTCAAAGAACTCAAGGAAAAGCTGTTGAACGAAGCACAAGACTTTGTAAAGAGAGCTTGCTGCCAACAATTATACAACTGGCTCAAC GTGGCCCCTTACGAAGTCAACTTTCGTGACAATGAAGGTTGGGACACTGAAAATGGAATCACAGTCCTGGGTCTCAGCTATGgagaagataaaaaagaaacagtttaTGGTTGTTTGATCAAAGGCGATGGTGAATTATCCAATCAAATTCGTCTGGAACACATTCTGAACGGCACAACTGCTGAGAAGGAGAAGACCCTAAAGACGATGAAGAATTTTATCTCCAGTTTCAAGCCTCATGGGATCGCCGTGAGTGCCGAGTCAAAGGAAGCCATAATGCTGGTTGAAAAATTGCGAGCAATAATATCTGAGCTTGTCAAGGAAAAGAAGTGCCCAATGATCAATGTCGTACTAGTCGACAACAGTTTGGCCAAAGTGTGTGCAAAGTCGACTCGGGCCGATTTCCCTCAAGATTGGCTGTTTGGCGAAGCAATCACCATAGCAAGAGTTCTCCAGGTAAATTT TCaaacttcaatatttttttttattcaggacCCGCTTATTGCATACTCGCAACTGTGTAATGCCGACAAAGACATCCTCAATCTCAAATATCATCCGTTGCAATATCAACTATCCAAAGAAGAACTCTTCGAAGGTCTCTATCTTGAATTTGTGAACCGAACGAACGAAGTTGGTGTTGACATCAATCGCGCCATCAAACACCCACGCACGGCGCATTTGATTCAATTCATATGCGGTCTCGGACCCCGAAAAGCTGACGATTTGATGAAAACCCTGAAGAACCAGCGATTAGAGAATCGATCTCAGTTGGAGACTGCTTGTCACATGGGTCCAAAG GTGTTCACTAACTGCGCTGGCttcataaaaatcgacacacaTTTGTCGGGTGACGGTGCCGAGTCGCAGGTCGAAGTGCTAGATGGTTCTCGTGTCCATCCGGAAATCTACCATTGGGCTCGTAATTTCGCTGTAGCTGCTCTCAAGTACCATGGTGGAAAAGATGTCGACCCTGATGGTGCAGTGAAAAAGATTCTGGAAGCCCCCAAAAAGCTCGAA GGTTTGGATTTGGATGCCCTTGCTGCTTATATTGAGCATCAAGGTTACGGCAACACACGAATTACTTTGGAGAGCATTCGCTCTGAACTACTCCATCTCTACAAGGATGGTCGGCCGTCATATCAAGCGCCCTCACATGAAGAAGATATCTTCAACATGATTACCAAAGAAACTCCGCAAACCTTTTATAAGGGCAAAATGGTCTTGGCAACCGTCACCGGCTTCCAACGTCGTAAACCCAAGCGAGAAGAACTGGACAAAGCCAAtccaaagaaaaacgaaaccaCCGGCTTGTGGCAATGCCCATTTTGTCTGCAG AATGATTTCACTGATCTGTCAGAAGTTTGGAATCATTTTGATGCTGGATCTTGCAGTGGTCAGGCGATTGGTGTGAGCATCTGCTTGGAGAATGGACTGTCTGGATTTCTTCCTATGAAGTGCCTCTCTGATTCTAACGTCACTAATCCGGAAGAACGTGTCCGTCTAGGACAGACGATCCATTGTCGCATAACCAAGATCAATTTCGAAGACTTTTCCGTTGATGTCACTTCAAGATCTTCCGATTTGAATGACATAAATGGTGTATGGCGACCACCAAAGGATCCTTTCTACGATGGACCAGCTGAAAAGGCCATGTTAAAGGCAGAAGAGGATGCCAAAAAGCTTCGTCAAAGGAACACAGAAAGTGTCGTTGTTCATCCGGCTTCAAACACATCGAATACGACCGAAAGGAGGTCAGGGGGTCCCTCGTCCCGTTCCAGGTCACGCAGTCCGAATCGGGGCCGGACTGCCCGTACGATCGGATCGAGCAGCAGAAGTCGATCACCGTTGCATCAATCATCACCTTTGAGACGTCCGTCACCTCGTCCCCCTGCTTTGCCGCCGGTCGGAGCCCCTGCCCCATCATTGATCGTCGCTCCGCCCTGGTTCCACAATATGCAATGCCCACATTTCAGAGATCATAGTCAATGCCCGAGgggcaatctctgcccgtatGTCACCGGTCCATACCAGCCGGATCTGCAGTTAATGGAAGCATTGGACATGCCTGGAAGAGATCCACCACAAAATCCTCAGTAG
- the LOC124313320 gene encoding serine/threonine-protein kinase/endoribonuclease IRE2-like, whose product MLENDPEKRISLSKVIDQVTPLHPTNRLSLLQYDSRNLLCSIGTLSLVYHVGTFEGSPLAVKRVPWKNCTTKSFEELKRLDHSNIVRLLHFDQDDLYKYFGMELHVASMDQFFLPEDDPKKYNGPIPSEEQFCFQLISGLEYIHEQNLVHRSIKPTNVSISSRKDPQIKLSDFGLTTSSLNDGHSTKRLISGFPSSQYCLAPELLECDSTDGQSTKESDIFAAGSVFFYFLSNKAAICLGMQPTKY is encoded by the exons ATGCTCGAAAACGATCCTGAGAAGAGGATTTCTTTATCAAAGGTCATCGACCAAGTGACACCCCTTCATCCGACAAACCGACTGTCATTGCTGCAATATGACAGCCGAAATTTGCTGTGCAGCATAGGAACTCTTTCCCTTGTTTATCACGTTGGAACATTTGAAGGATCGCCACTGGCTGTCAAAAGAGTTCCATGGAAGAATTGCACCACAAAATCCTTTGAGGAACTGAAACGATTGGATCACTCGAATATTGTTCGTTTGCTTCATTTCGATCAAGATGATCTTTACAA ATATTTTGGGATGGAATTGCATGTGGCATCTATGGACCAATTTTTCCTTCCAGAAGACGATCCAAAGAAATATAACGGACCGATTCCGTCTGAAGAGCAATTTTGTTTCCAGCTCATCAGTGGATTGGAGTACATCCACGAGCAGAACCTCGTTCACAGGTCGATCAAACCCACCAACGTTTCGATTTCGTCAAGAAAAGATCCGCAAATCAAGTTGTCAGATTTTGGATTGACTACGTCAAGTTTAAATGATGGTCACTCAACGAAACGTTTGATTAGTGGATTTCCAAGTTCACAGTATTGTTTAGCTCCAGAATTGCTTGAATGTGATTCTACTGATGGGCAATCTACAAAAGAAAGCGACATCTTTGCCGCTGGAAgtgttttcttctatttcctgAGCAATAAGGCTGCCATTTGTTTGGGGATGCAACCcacgaaatattaa
- the LOC124313207 gene encoding uncharacterized protein LOC124313207, with protein MNLLSLSDVVLISVLLGNCCQPLLGGGVKVTLLNRRVKPGNKLELNCRVDPGEKAGLPVVLPRRWISNGAVVELDHNRLPPGAEKTLTITNRFQDIGFTFIASVVSRIRWTAVPKKASGIYQCRDSNDVSQSTSNATLIVANSSQHDDGRFHGRIQDQEKKIHIFQSGSTFNLTCLTSVGQVEWLGPQSVEDDEYYYREKEIPLRFRWSKKTKFKGSISILIVQNASYLDTGYYTCYNNNNFNVIDRQFVYVEDPQHLILPPVMQPVGQHRNLRVIGYYSESDVQVGCGPTHPSVRVILKKLDNEIKAIASSEQPDGLNNDWSFNPFEGFKINMVYSWEMMH; from the exons ATGAATCTCCTATCACTATCAGACGTGGTACTGATATCTGTCTTACTGGGAAACTGTTGCCAGCCACTActag GTGGTGGAGTCAAAGTGACACTGTTGAATCGTCGAGTCAAACCTGGCAATAAACTGGAACTAAATTGTCGTGTTGATCCGGGAGAGAAGGCAGGGCTGCCCGTTGTTTTACCTCGGCGATGGATATCCAACGGTGCAGTAGTTGAACTCGACCATAATCGCCTCCCACCAG GAGCCGAAAAGACTTTAACCATAACCAACCGTTTTCAGGATATCggtttcactttcattgcgtcCGTCGTCAGTCGCATCCGGTGGACGGCAGTCCCCAAAAAAGCTTCGGGCATCTATCAGTGTCGAGATTCGAACGATGTCAGCCAGTCAACAAGCAACGCCACCTTGATCGTAGCCa ATTCGAGCCAACATGACGATGGGCGATTTCATGGACGGATTCAGgatcaggaaaagaaaattcacatTTTCCAGAGCGGATCGACTTTCAATTTGACGTGCCTTACTAGTGTCGGTCAAGTTGAATGGCTGGGACCTCAATCAGTGGAGGATGATGAGTACTATTACCGAGAAAAG GAGATCCCTCTGAGATTTCGATggtctaaaaaaacaaaattcaagggGTCTATTTCTATCCTGATTGTTCAGAACGCCAGTTATTTGGATACGGGCTATTACACCTgctacaataataataactttaATGTCATCGACCGTCAATTTGTTTACGTCGAAG ATCCCCAACATCTGATTCTTCCACCGGTCATGCAGCCGGTGGGTCAACATCGAAACTTACGAGTTATTGGCTATTATTCGGAATCCGATGTCCAGGTTGGCTGTGGTCCGACTCATCCATCCGTCCGGGTTATCctaaaaaaattagacaacGAAATCAAA GCAATTGCATCCTCAGAACAACCAGATGGTCTAAACAACGACTGGAGTTTCAATCCATTTGAAGGATTCAAAATCAACATGGTCTATTCTTGGGAAATGATGCATTGA